GGGAGATTTTAAGCAGGTTTATGCCCAGGGAGTCGACACAAACGGAAATTTCATCTGGTCGCAAACAACAGGTATCGTTCTTGCCGAAGTTTTTGGTTCTCAGGAATTCCCAAAAATTTCAGTTAGAAACACAGACAGGGAAAATCAGTATTTTATCGGCTGGACAGATTTTAGAGATATTTCTGATCCAGATATTTATGGACAATTGATCGTTGATGGTGAAAAACAATGGTCTGATGAAGGCGTTCAAATTTCAAGTAGAGACGGTCAGGATGAGATGACAGATGTGGTTGAGAACTTCTATATCTGGCAAGGTTGGATAGGAACTTCCCATAAAAATATTTTCATTAAAATGATCGATGAGAATGGAAATACTCCTGCTGGCTGGCCTGAAGACGGATTAGAGATTTGTGCTGCAGAAGGTAATCAAGGGAATGCAAAAGGAATTCTTGTTCCGGAAGGAATTCTCGTTATCTGGGAAGATAAAAGAAATGGAAACCTTGATATTTACGGACAACTGGTAACACCGGCTGGAAATATTCTCTGGCAGGAAGATGGAGTTCCTCTTGTTCTTTTGGATAATGACCAGGAACCATCCAATTTTATTTATGATGACGATATTTTTATGACCTGGTCTGATTTTAGAAATGGGAATGATTATGATGTTTATATGCAGAAATATGATAACACCGGTTCCGAATTATGGACCGAAAATGGTTTGGAAATTGCCGTAAAAGATAGTGCCCAGGTTTATCCGTATTTAGTTCAAAGCGGTGATTATTTTATCACATTCTTTGAAGATTATTACTACAGTACTGCTGCTCATCCGAATTCAGACCTTTATGCTCAAATGGTTGATATGGAAGGTAATTTGCAGTGGGATACGGAAGGATATGAAATCTGTTCTGCGATCAAGAATCAAAGTAAACCGCAAGCAACAACCGATAACAGCAATAATGTTTATGTTATCTGGCAAGATACCCGTTCCAGCGGAAAAACAGATATTTATAACATCTATGCTCAAAAACTATTCGACAGTACTGCAGTTGCAAATGATTTTGAATTAGAAAAAAGCATTGAGATCAGGAATTATCCGAATCCCTTCCGAAATTCAACAGAAATATCTTTTAATCTTAATGTAGAATCAATGACAAATCCGGAAATAAATATTTACAATATTAAGGGACAAATAGTTAATACACTCAAACCGGAAGAAAATAAAATTATCTGGGACG
This genomic stretch from Candidatus Cloacimonadota bacterium harbors:
- a CDS encoding T9SS type A sorting domain-containing protein, with the translated sequence GDFKQVYAQGVDTNGNFIWSQTTGIVLAEVFGSQEFPKISVRNTDRENQYFIGWTDFRDISDPDIYGQLIVDGEKQWSDEGVQISSRDGQDEMTDVVENFYIWQGWIGTSHKNIFIKMIDENGNTPAGWPEDGLEICAAEGNQGNAKGILVPEGILVIWEDKRNGNLDIYGQLVTPAGNILWQEDGVPLVLLDNDQEPSNFIYDDDIFMTWSDFRNGNDYDVYMQKYDNTGSELWTENGLEIAVKDSAQVYPYLVQSGDYFITFFEDYYYSTAAHPNSDLYAQMVDMEGNLQWDTEGYEICSAIKNQSKPQATTDNSNNVYVIWQDTRSSGKTDIYNIYAQKLFDSTAVANDFELEKSIEIRNYPNPFRNSTEISFNLNVESMTNPEINIYNIKGQIVNTLKPEENKIIWDGKNAAGKTVSSGIYFYRLEADDHKSGTRKMVVLR